CTTTGCCCTTTTCTGGTAGTATGTACAATCGTATCCATCCACACAGTAGAATAATTACTAATTTCCGGATGCTTGGTGATTAATTCTCTGGACATAAGCGCTACATCATAAGCTGTTGAGTAATGATTATCAACATCCAAACCACAACAATTTACAAAATTAGTATTTAACATACCCAGTTCCTTTGCTTTTGCATTCATTTGCACAACAAATTCTGCCTCGGATCCTGCTATAAATTCTGCCATAGCTACCGATGCATCGTTAGCACTGGATATACTAATGCACTTTATCATGGTCTCTACGTCCTGCGTTTCAAAAGGTTCTAAATAAACCTGGGAACCACCCATGGAAGCTGCATACTCGCTAACGGCTACCTGATCTGTCAGTTTGATTTTACCACTGTCGATGGCTTCAAAAATTAAAAGCAGGGTCATAATCTTTGTAATACTGGCCGGCTTTAATTTTTCATCCTTATTCTGCTCAAAAATTATGGAACCGGTAGAACCTTCAATTAATACTGCCGAAGATGATGTGATCTCTAATTTAGGTTCATTGGTTTGCGCATATACTTTGCTGCTTCCCATGGCATTCATTAGTAAAACGGCACTTAATAAAAGACTTATCAATAACGTACCAAATCTTTTCATGATAACTCCCTTCTGTGTGCTCTAGTGCTGTATGCACTTGCACACAAATAAATCAGGATGCTCCCATTGCATGTCAAATCTGCTTTTAGCGTCCATATTCTATTAGTACTATTGTAAGCCGGAAATCCTTATTTTAGACCAACTTTTACACCATCTTTAATCTATAGATTTATAATTCCCGGAGTTATTTGAAAATTGTCGCGTCTGACGGACCCTAACACTTTGCAGTATCCAGTCTAGTGTAATAATTTTACTGATATATTCTATAACAATAACAAAGAGACCATCTGTGATTATATTTATAAAAATATAATCACAGATAATCCCTATATTCATGATACACTAGCCCTCAATGCAGTACCAAATCTGCAAGCAGATTTGGTACTGCCATACAATCAGGGCGTGAAATTATTCTTTACTTCTCACTAAATTCATTTTTTATTCCACTCTAACATGGCAGGTTACGACTTTCCCCCTGATTTTAGCATATATTTTAGCACTTCCCTTACGTTTTGCAGTCACTTTTCCAAATCGGCTAACGGATACAACAGAGGCGTTACTGCTAGACCATCGTGCTCCTAACCACGCTCCCTTCACCGTCAGCCTAGTTGAACGTCCTGGCTTTAAGGTTACCTTCTTTTTACTAATATCAATAACCCTTACTCGGCATTTTAACACATTATCCTTATATTTTACTTTAATTATGGTCGTACCTGGACGAAAGGCAAACACTTTACCAAGAATATTAACATCTGCCACCTTAATATCTGTTGAAGTATAGGTAACCCGCTGGTTCAGCCTCATAACGTAAAGCTTAAAACTTTCCCCTCTGACTAAGGTAATATCTTCCGTATTTAAGCGGTGTCCAAAGGGGTCATATAGATTTATGCGATAAAATATTCCGGTACGGGGTATAATCAGATACCATAGTAACGCCAGGAATGCTACATAATATATAATAGAAACAAAACCTCTAAACTTAAATAACTGAAGAATCTTTTTAATCAAGCACACTACTCTTATCTATTCCATTTTTACATTCTATTATAGATCAAGCAGGTGTATACCTAGCGATTATCTTATTCTACGCTTTTTAATGATTCAACCATGTTAATTTTTTGAAGTTTATAGTACATTACAAAATTTACGAATGCAGAGAAACCAAAGGTTAATATTATACTTAAAATATAACTAAGTAGTTTCATATTTCTACCAAACATAATAGAATCTATTTCAGCAGTAATTATAACAAAACGGTGTAAAACAATTCCTATAAAAATACCGGCAATGGCACCGATTACTGTAAGCATAATATTTTCCCTATATACATATGCCCCAACTTCACCATCCATAAATCCTAATACCTTGAGTGTGGCAAGTTCACGTTTTCTTTCATTAATATTTATATTATTTAAGTTATAAAGCACAATGAAAGCTAATAGTCCTGCTGATATAATCAGAACGTAAATAACCATGTTCAGGCTGTTTAACATGTCCGTTATCCGTTGCTGAAAATCTGAGGTAAAGGTAACATTCGTGATTGAAGAATTAGCAAGCATCTCTTCCGCAAACTGCTTTTCATCTAAGGTGATACCTTTTTCACTCTTTATATAAACCTTATTATATGCAGGTATACTTCCATACAGCTTTTCATAAAGAGCCGGTGACATAAAGATGTAATGAAACATATAATTTTCCATTACGGCTGTAATTGTGACTTCTACCCGTTTCTTATTACTGTCCTCCAGATATATGGTATCTCCTGTTTCTGCTTTAAGTAAAGAAGCTAGCTTTTCCGTAATAATTACGCCGTTCTCTTTCAGCATATAACTCTCATGAGTAAGTCTGTTACGGAATACAACATAGTCATCAATCATCTTGATATTCTCAGGTACAAACAAATAGGATGACTTTACATTCTTTCCATATCCTGCATCTATAGTAGTATCCCTTACTAATAAGGTTTCCGCTATTCTCTCGTCTGTTCCAAGTTCTTTTAAAAGACTGTCTTTTTCGCCTACTGTCATATCCTCATCTATTGACATAAAAGCGTCCTGATGCCATATGTTAACATATTGAATGTCAGATATTGCTCCAATTGAATCCTTTATACCAAAGCCTACTAATAGTAAAGCCATACAGCTTCCGATACCAAATACGGTCATAAAAAATCTCTTTTTATAACGCAATAGGTTACGCACTGCTGCTTTACTGGTAAAGTTTAGTTTACCCCATATAAATGGCAGGTTTTCTAAAATAACACGCTTACCTAATTTAGGAGCAGCCGGTCGCATAAGTTTAGCCGGATTTGCTGCCAGTTCTTTGTAACAGGAGAAAAATGTTGCTAGGGTGGTACACATTACTGCAACCAATGTAGACATGACACCGTAGTATAAGTTATAAGGTGTAATTGCTTCCGGTAAAGACTGATACATAATTTTGTAAGCTTTGATAACAACCTGGGGAAGTATCTGCTGTCCAATTAAAACACCCAGCAGACTGCCCATTAAGCTGGCAGTTAACGCATACAGTATATACTTTCCGGCAATGGATTTCCTGCTATAACCCAAAGCTTTTAAGGTACCAATCTGCGTTCTCTGTTCTTCCACCATACGGGTCATAGTGGTAAGACTCACAAGAGCCGCAACCAAAAAGAAAATAACCGGAAAAACCTTTCCGATATTACCGATACGTTCCGAATCCTGACCGTATTCCACATATGTTTGCAAACTGTTACGGTCAAGAACATACCATTCCGGGAAATCTACGTCATCCAGTTCTTCTTCACCGTCTTTTATTTTCTTCTCTGCGTCTGCAATTTCTGTTTCAGCCTTTTCTTTTGCATCTGTATATTCTTTACGACCCTTTTCCAGTTCTTCCTTAGCTTCCTGTAATTCTTTGCTTTTTTCTGTTAGGGTTGCTTCACCATCTTTTATTTCTTGCGCAGCCTTATCAAGCTTCTGCTGTCCACTTTCTATCTGCTCTTTGCCGCTCTTTAATTCTCCTTCTTTCTCCTTAATCGTATCTTTGGCCGCATCAAGCTTTTGTTCCTCAGCCGTCAGCAATTTGTTCGCTTCCTCTAATTTTAATTTTTGCTGGTCTAAAACCTGCTTAGCAGAAGTAAGCTGCTCTTTGACGGGCGATAATGCTTCCTTTTGTTCCGTTATTGTATTAAGCCCTTCTGTAAGCGCTGCTTCATTGTCCACTAATTCTTTCCACGCATCTGGATATAAATCTTTCACAGGTTCCAACGCGTTTTTTTGTTCCTGCACTTGTTTCATAGAAGCGTTCAGTTCCGTTTCTTTGCTCTGTAATTCTTTTAACCCTTTCTTGTATTGTTGATTTGAGGTATTCCATTCTGCTAAACCATCCTTTAGAGCCTTCGCACCTGTATTATACTCAGCACGCTTAACTTTAAGGGTTGCTTCACCAGCTTTTATATCCGTCTTAGCTTTCTCTAATTCTTTTTCACCTTTTTCTAATTCTGCTTTAGACTCTAACAACTTGATACGGTTGTTTTCAATTTCTGTCTTACCGTCCTTTAGCTTATTTAAGGCTTCTGTAATCTCTTTTTCACCCTCAGCAATTTTTTCCTCACCATCAATCAGTTTCTCTTCTGCTTCACTTAGCTTATCGTCTGCTTCTACTTTCGCATCCGCTAACTCTGCTTTCGCATCTTCAATTTCCTGTCTTGGCTCCTTTAATACCTCTTCATATCGGATTTCGCATCTGGCATCTGCGATGTCTTCGATACGATCTAAAACTTTCTCAACGCTGTCTTCGTATTCTTTTGTATAGGTTGTCAGGCTCGCTGCCCCTTGAACAGATGCATAAATCTCTGTGTATTCCTCAGCCCTAAATTCTTCCGGAGATACTATTGCAAAAAAGTCTATATTTCCATTCCCAATGGAAGTATTTCCTCGATCGTGCGCTAAATATAATGGTGAATTACCACTACCAACAATTGTATAGGTATTTCCCTTAAGGCTCTCACTGAGCTCTTTATCATTCCCGGAACGAAAAGTAACGGTGTCACCGATTGTATAACCACTATATTCCATGAAAACAGAATCCAATAAACATTCATCCGATGCTTCCGGAAGCCTGCCTTCAACCAGCTTTATTTTATTCAAAGTATCTGTTCTTGAAATAAGCTTTACGACATTCTCCGATTCCTTAGTAGTACATAATACATCCAAAGTCTTTACAGCCTCTGCATGACTGATACCTTCTACCGCCATAACAGCTTTTATATCATCCTCTGTCAGTCCCAATGTACTTATAACACGGATATCCATAAGTGCAGTGTCATCATAATAACGGTCAGCAGATATCTGCATGTCCGGTTCAGAAGCACGAATACCCGAAAAAAAGGCTACTCCTAAGGCTACTATAATCAGAATGGACAAGTAACGGTTAAGACTGTTCTTAACCTCCATAGCAAAGTCTTTCCAAAGTGCTTTCTTTTTCATATCTATACCCAATTGCATATCGCAGGTTCGCCTGTCGATACTGCCACAAATACAACAGGTCGAAAGAATCCCTGTGTGGCATCCTTTCTATATTTCTAAATTTTCCTCCAACCTTTTGACGGTTTTTTTAACCGGCTATGACATTGTATTTTTACCATTCAATTGTTTCAACAGAAACAGGATTTTCGTTCGTAGTCAATTTACTCACTCTACCGTTTTTAATCTGAATCACTCGGTCGGCCATGGGAGCAATCTCTGAATTATGCGTAATTACAATAACCGTCATTCCTGTTTTTTTACAGGTGTCCTGCAATAATTTCAAGATTGCCTTACCTGTATTATAGTCAAGTGCTCCTGTTGGCTCATCGCAAAGCAACAATTTAGGATTTTTGGCAAGAGCCCTGGCTATGGAAACCCTTTGCTGCTCACCGCCAGAGAGCTGAGCCGGAAAATTCTTTAGACGTTCTCCCAGACCAACTTCCGTTAAAACCTCTTTTGCATCCAACGGATTTTTACAGATTTGCAATGCCAGTTCAACGTTTTCCTGGGCCGTTAAATTCTGTACAAGGTTATAAAATTGAAATACAAAACCAATATCTTCTCTGCGATACAAAGTAAGCTGCTTTGCATTGTAACTGCTAATTTCCGTTCCATCCACAGTAATACATCCTTCACTGCAATTGTCCATACCTCCTAATATATTTAAGACCGTAGTTTTTCCAGCACCACTTGGTCCAACAATAACAACAAATTCGCCTTTTTCTATTTCAAAATTAACTCCATCTACCGCATGGATGGTAACTTCCCCCATTTTGTAATATTTTTTTACATCCTTAAGTTGTACAAATGACATGTTTTTACTCCTATCTTTCCATTCATTTTCTTGTATCTGTAGAATCAGAAGCATCACGCTAATGATTGAAAGCCGTTGTTTAGCATTATACTACTTCTTGTATTACTTTACTACCATAGGATAGTTAAAAAAGTATAAACCTTCTTATATTTTTATAATCCGTTATGTAAAGGAATCCTATTGATTGTCAGTTTAAGAATCCATTACGGACTATACTAGTTGCTGCGAACGACCAATGAAAGGCTGATGGTATTGGAAAAGGCTGTACCACAAGGTACAGCCCTTTTCTATTTAAAACTCTAACAGATACTATTTATTTTTTATAGGATTCTACTTAAAATATATATTCTGCCTCTTCCTAATCAATAAGTCCAAACTTGGCAAAAGGCCATATACGCAAAAGGGCTTTACCGCCAATGTTTCTTTTATTAACAACACCAACCTCTTCATACCGACTATCAAAGCTAACTTCCCGGTTATCACCCATAACAAAATATTCATCCTCACCAAGGGT
The nucleotide sequence above comes from Anaerocolumna cellulosilytica. Encoded proteins:
- a CDS encoding FtsX-like permease family protein; this translates as MKKKALWKDFAMEVKNSLNRYLSILIIVALGVAFFSGIRASEPDMQISADRYYDDTALMDIRVISTLGLTEDDIKAVMAVEGISHAEAVKTLDVLCTTKESENVVKLISRTDTLNKIKLVEGRLPEASDECLLDSVFMEYSGYTIGDTVTFRSGNDKELSESLKGNTYTIVGSGNSPLYLAHDRGNTSIGNGNIDFFAIVSPEEFRAEEYTEIYASVQGAASLTTYTKEYEDSVEKVLDRIEDIADARCEIRYEEVLKEPRQEIEDAKAELADAKVEADDKLSEAEEKLIDGEEKIAEGEKEITEALNKLKDGKTEIENNRIKLLESKAELEKGEKELEKAKTDIKAGEATLKVKRAEYNTGAKALKDGLAEWNTSNQQYKKGLKELQSKETELNASMKQVQEQKNALEPVKDLYPDAWKELVDNEAALTEGLNTITEQKEALSPVKEQLTSAKQVLDQQKLKLEEANKLLTAEEQKLDAAKDTIKEKEGELKSGKEQIESGQQKLDKAAQEIKDGEATLTEKSKELQEAKEELEKGRKEYTDAKEKAETEIADAEKKIKDGEEELDDVDFPEWYVLDRNSLQTYVEYGQDSERIGNIGKVFPVIFFLVAALVSLTTMTRMVEEQRTQIGTLKALGYSRKSIAGKYILYALTASLMGSLLGVLIGQQILPQVVIKAYKIMYQSLPEAITPYNLYYGVMSTLVAVMCTTLATFFSCYKELAANPAKLMRPAAPKLGKRVILENLPFIWGKLNFTSKAAVRNLLRYKKRFFMTVFGIGSCMALLLVGFGIKDSIGAISDIQYVNIWHQDAFMSIDEDMTVGEKDSLLKELGTDERIAETLLVRDTTIDAGYGKNVKSSYLFVPENIKMIDDYVVFRNRLTHESYMLKENGVIITEKLASLLKAETGDTIYLEDSNKKRVEVTITAVMENYMFHYIFMSPALYEKLYGSIPAYNKVYIKSEKGITLDEKQFAEEMLANSSITNVTFTSDFQQRITDMLNSLNMVIYVLIISAGLLAFIVLYNLNNININERKRELATLKVLGFMDGEVGAYVYRENIMLTVIGAIAGIFIGIVLHRFVIITAEIDSIMFGRNMKLLSYILSIILTFGFSAFVNFVMYYKLQKINMVESLKSVE
- a CDS encoding Ig-like domain-containing protein, which translates into the protein MIKKILQLFKFRGFVSIIYYVAFLALLWYLIIPRTGIFYRINLYDPFGHRLNTEDITLVRGESFKLYVMRLNQRVTYTSTDIKVADVNILGKVFAFRPGTTIIKVKYKDNVLKCRVRVIDISKKKVTLKPGRSTRLTVKGAWLGARWSSSNASVVSVSRFGKVTAKRKGSAKIYAKIRGKVVTCHVRVE
- a CDS encoding ABC transporter ATP-binding protein, coding for MSFVQLKDVKKYYKMGEVTIHAVDGVNFEIEKGEFVVIVGPSGAGKTTVLNILGGMDNCSEGCITVDGTEISSYNAKQLTLYRREDIGFVFQFYNLVQNLTAQENVELALQICKNPLDAKEVLTEVGLGERLKNFPAQLSGGEQQRVSIARALAKNPKLLLCDEPTGALDYNTGKAILKLLQDTCKKTGMTVIVITHNSEIAPMADRVIQIKNGRVSKLTTNENPVSVETIEW
- a CDS encoding D-alanyl-D-alanine carboxypeptidase family protein, whose protein sequence is MKRFGTLLISLLLSAVLLMNAMGSSKVYAQTNEPKLEITSSSAVLIEGSTGSIIFEQNKDEKLKPASITKIMTLLLIFEAIDSGKIKLTDQVAVSEYAASMGGSQVYLEPFETQDVETMIKCISISSANDASVAMAEFIAGSEAEFVVQMNAKAKELGMLNTNFVNCCGLDVDNHYSTAYDVALMSRELITKHPEISNYSTVWMDTIVHTTRKGQSEFGLTNTNKLIKSYNGITGLKTGSTSLAKYCLSATAKRDSMDLIAVIMAAPETKVRFHEAARLLDYGFANCSIFRDDNKDLAATPLTVKKGVANEVSYRVNDTFSYLCLKGTNPSDITKKVTLNEDVTAPILENDKVGEIVYQLNGKTLGSVDIVASENVEKAKFGDYFKRAWLKLLL